A window of Christiangramia forsetii KT0803 contains these coding sequences:
- a CDS encoding diphthine--ammonia ligase: MNKAYLNWSSGKDSALALYYANAQNAYKVEKLLTTINKDVGRVTMHGVRKELLLKQAEKIGLPIEISELSAETSMEEYNLKMKKATDSLVDAGFTHSLFGDIFLEDLKQYREDQLKNIGLTPVFPLWKKDTKELISEFLELGFKAIVVCTNSKYLEESFCGRIIDHDFISDLPENVDPCGENGEFHTFVFDGPIFSSPVEFEIGEKVKRSYKPAENDDDNCFQDEDKSWDTEFCFCDLIPKF; this comes from the coding sequence ATGAATAAGGCTTATCTAAACTGGAGCAGTGGTAAAGATTCAGCTCTTGCACTTTATTATGCTAATGCGCAGAATGCATATAAGGTTGAAAAACTGCTTACCACAATAAATAAAGATGTAGGAAGGGTGACCATGCATGGAGTTAGAAAAGAGCTCTTGCTAAAACAGGCAGAAAAAATAGGATTGCCTATTGAAATTTCTGAGTTAAGTGCTGAAACTAGCATGGAAGAGTATAATCTGAAAATGAAGAAAGCAACAGATTCTTTGGTAGATGCTGGTTTTACTCATAGTCTTTTCGGAGATATCTTTTTAGAGGACCTCAAACAATACCGGGAAGATCAGTTAAAAAATATTGGATTAACTCCTGTGTTTCCCTTATGGAAGAAGGATACTAAAGAACTAATATCAGAATTTTTAGAGCTTGGTTTTAAAGCGATAGTGGTTTGTACTAATTCTAAATATTTGGAAGAATCTTTCTGCGGAAGAATTATAGACCATGATTTTATTTCAGATCTACCGGAAAATGTAGATCCCTGTGGTGAAAATGGAGAGTTTCATACGTTTGTTTTTGACGGGCCTATATTTAGTTCGCCTGTTGAATTTGAAATAGGGGAGAAGGTAAAGAGATCTTATAAACCTGCTGAAAATGATGATGATAATTGCTTTCAGGACGAAGATAAATCCTGGGATACCGAATTTTGTTTTTGTGATCTTATTCCGAAATTTTAG
- the aroQ gene encoding type II 3-dehydroquinate dehydratase: MKLLILNGPNLNLLGTREPKKYGTESFEDYFSKLQFRFRNIELSYDQTNIEGELIDKIQNAREDYDGIILNAAAYTHTSVGIGDAVAAIDTPVVEVHISNTFSREEFRHKSYISPIAKGIIVGFGLQSYDLAIQSFLNDKDE; encoded by the coding sequence ATGAAGCTACTAATACTTAACGGGCCAAACCTCAATCTCCTGGGTACTCGTGAGCCTAAGAAATATGGAACAGAGAGTTTTGAAGATTATTTCTCAAAGCTACAATTTAGATTTAGAAATATTGAATTGTCATATGATCAGACTAATATTGAAGGAGAACTAATAGATAAAATTCAGAATGCCCGCGAGGATTATGATGGAATAATTTTAAATGCTGCCGCGTATACACATACTTCTGTTGGAATAGGAGATGCCGTTGCAGCTATAGATACTCCGGTAGTAGAAGTTCATATCTCGAACACGTTTTCCAGAGAAGAATTTCGTCACAAATCTTACATTTCACCAATTGCCAAAGGGATTATTGTTGGTTTTGGATTGCAAAGCTATGATCTTGCTATCCAGAGTTTTTTAAATGATAAAGATGAATAA
- a CDS encoding outer membrane beta-barrel protein, giving the protein MFKRSLLLLMFAVLSINANSQEFSFGANAGYLNINASVENEVDRINVSESASGFYIGAIGELMLSQNFGLEAAVNYGNVEETNFLMVPVLAKLYVAQSKVYFQAGPQVTFLLEDTFGFLNTVGIDLSGGVGYDINENFFVSGRYSYEITNRIPSKHRDGVYEDINGQYHSLNIGLGYKF; this is encoded by the coding sequence ATGTTTAAAAGATCTTTACTATTATTAATGTTTGCTGTTTTATCAATCAATGCCAATTCTCAGGAATTCTCTTTTGGTGCTAATGCCGGATATTTAAATATAAATGCCTCCGTAGAAAATGAGGTTGATAGAATTAATGTGTCAGAATCTGCTTCTGGTTTTTATATTGGAGCAATTGGAGAATTAATGTTATCTCAAAATTTCGGACTGGAAGCAGCTGTGAATTATGGAAATGTTGAAGAGACTAATTTTCTTATGGTACCGGTACTTGCCAAATTGTATGTGGCTCAATCTAAGGTTTATTTCCAGGCTGGACCACAGGTAACTTTTCTGCTTGAAGATACTTTTGGATTTTTGAATACCGTAGGAATTGATCTTAGCGGAGGTGTTGGATATGATATCAATGAAAACTTTTTCGTGAGCGGAAGATATTCCTATGAAATTACAAATAGAATTCCTTCTAAACACAGGGACGGGGTCTATGAAGATATTAATGGACAATATCACAGCTTGAATATTGGTCTCGGGTATAAATTCTAA
- a CDS encoding porin family protein yields the protein MKKTFLVIAIAIFGGTISASAQESWNFGIKGGLNFSTVTGDYFDNPSSRTGLNFGLLAEIPVANRVSIQPEVLYSAQGYDFASIDEDNIFDTDDNIEYQLDYIQVPVLAKIYVLDGLSVQAGPSFNFNVNEEIDYSPTENGGDVELDGLVNDFEFGGAAGLEYKLNNGFFIQGRYTYGFTEVFEGSDAHNSVWQAGIGYQF from the coding sequence ATGAAGAAGACGTTTTTAGTAATTGCTATTGCAATCTTTGGAGGTACAATTAGTGCCAGCGCGCAGGAGTCATGGAATTTTGGTATTAAAGGTGGTTTAAATTTTTCTACCGTGACCGGAGATTATTTTGATAATCCAAGTTCAAGAACAGGGTTGAATTTTGGTCTATTAGCTGAAATTCCGGTGGCAAATAGGGTTTCTATTCAGCCTGAGGTATTGTATTCTGCCCAGGGATATGATTTTGCTTCCATAGATGAAGATAACATTTTTGATACAGACGATAATATTGAATATCAACTGGATTATATTCAGGTTCCTGTGTTAGCTAAAATTTATGTTTTGGATGGTTTAAGCGTGCAGGCTGGACCTTCTTTTAATTTCAATGTAAACGAAGAAATTGATTACTCTCCAACCGAAAATGGGGGAGATGTAGAGCTTGATGGTCTCGTTAATGATTTTGAATTCGGAGGTGCTGCTGGTTTAGAGTACAAACTGAATAATGGTTTCTTTATCCAGGGTAGATATACTTATGGATTTACAGAAGTCTTTGAAGGCTCTGATGCGCATAACTCAGTATGGCAGGCAGGTATTGGATACCAGTTTTAA
- the xerD gene encoding site-specific tyrosine recombinase XerD, protein MKWQNALKDYQYYLKLERGLSENSIANYSLDVIKLINYLDVNEIQISPDKISEKWIQEFIYSVSKDLNARSQSRLISGLRSFFSYLLFEDYRKDNPLDLMESPKIGRKLPDTISIAEVDKIIAAIDLSKNEGERNRAIIETLYGCGLRVSELTDLKISDLFFKEGFIKVTGKGDKQRFVPISEYTVKFINLYKDQVRNHQDIKPEATDTLFLNRRGNKLTRAMIFTIVKKLTEVAGISKKVSPHTFRHSFATHLLENGADLRAIQQMLGHESITTTEVYVHVDRSHLRQVMEQFHPRK, encoded by the coding sequence ATGAAATGGCAAAATGCGCTAAAAGACTATCAGTACTATCTAAAGCTTGAACGCGGACTTTCAGAGAACTCCATCGCAAACTATAGTTTGGATGTGATTAAACTGATTAATTATTTAGATGTTAATGAAATTCAGATTAGTCCAGATAAAATTTCAGAAAAATGGATTCAGGAATTTATTTACAGTGTTTCAAAAGATCTAAATGCCCGGTCTCAATCCCGTTTAATTTCAGGTCTAAGAAGTTTTTTTAGTTATCTCCTATTTGAGGATTATAGAAAAGATAATCCCTTGGATTTAATGGAGTCTCCAAAGATTGGAAGGAAGTTACCAGACACCATTTCAATTGCCGAAGTAGATAAAATAATCGCGGCCATAGATTTAAGTAAAAATGAAGGTGAGCGAAATAGGGCAATTATTGAAACCCTTTATGGTTGTGGTTTAAGAGTTTCAGAATTGACAGATCTCAAAATATCGGATCTCTTCTTTAAAGAGGGATTTATTAAAGTTACCGGAAAAGGAGATAAGCAGCGTTTTGTTCCAATTTCAGAATACACCGTAAAATTCATCAATCTCTATAAAGATCAGGTTAGAAATCACCAGGACATCAAACCCGAAGCAACCGATACGCTGTTTCTGAATCGTAGAGGGAACAAGCTAACTCGTGCAATGATATTTACCATTGTAAAAAAGCTGACTGAAGTTGCCGGCATTAGTAAAAAAGTGAGTCCGCATACTTTTAGACATTCTTTTGCTACCCATCTCTTAGAAAATGGAGCCGATCTTAGGGCGATACAACAAATGCTAGGTCATGAAAGCATTACTACTACCGAAGTTTATGTTCATGTGGATAGATCGCATCTAAGACAGGTTATGGAGCAGTTTCATCCCAGGAAATAG
- a CDS encoding aldo/keto reductase, which yields MKQLKFKNGDTMDAIGLGTWKSEKGKVTEAVKIALNNGYKHIDCAATYGNEAEVGEAFSEVFKNGKVKREDIWVTSKLWNNAHKKEDVIPALKQTLKDLELDYLDLYLIHWPVAFKPDVGFPEKADDFLSLEEAPIIETWNEMLKAKEQGLVKHIGVSNFSIEKLKDLMAETDHTPEMNQVELHPYLQQNKLLEFCSKNGINVTAYSPLGSGDRPDEMKAADEPSLLENPVINKIAKKHGASPGQILIKWSEQRGTGVIPKSTNEGRIKENLMSTGFQLEEDDLKEIADLDYHFRYVTGKFFEMEGNSYENIYND from the coding sequence ATGAAGCAACTAAAATTTAAAAATGGCGACACTATGGACGCCATAGGTCTTGGAACCTGGAAATCTGAAAAAGGAAAAGTAACCGAAGCAGTTAAAATCGCTCTGAATAATGGTTACAAACATATAGATTGCGCTGCAACCTATGGAAATGAGGCTGAAGTTGGAGAGGCCTTTTCAGAAGTATTTAAAAATGGAAAGGTAAAAAGAGAAGATATCTGGGTTACATCCAAACTCTGGAACAATGCTCATAAAAAAGAGGATGTAATTCCTGCTTTAAAACAAACACTTAAAGATCTAGAGCTGGATTACCTCGATTTATATCTAATACACTGGCCGGTGGCTTTTAAACCAGATGTGGGATTTCCAGAGAAAGCTGATGATTTTTTATCGCTGGAAGAAGCTCCAATAATAGAAACCTGGAATGAAATGCTAAAAGCTAAAGAACAGGGATTAGTAAAACATATAGGAGTTTCAAATTTCAGTATTGAAAAACTAAAAGATTTAATGGCAGAAACAGATCATACTCCTGAAATGAACCAGGTAGAACTTCATCCTTATTTACAGCAAAATAAATTATTGGAATTCTGCAGTAAGAATGGCATCAATGTAACAGCTTATTCTCCTCTGGGAAGTGGTGACCGGCCTGATGAAATGAAAGCGGCAGATGAACCTTCACTTCTGGAGAATCCGGTGATCAACAAAATTGCCAAAAAGCATGGTGCTTCCCCGGGACAAATTCTTATTAAATGGAGCGAGCAGCGAGGAACCGGTGTTATTCCTAAATCTACCAATGAAGGTAGAATCAAGGAAAATTTGATGAGTACAGGTTTTCAGCTAGAGGAAGATGATCTAAAAGAGATTGCAGACCTGGATTATCATTTTAGATATGTTACGGGAAAATTCTTCGAAATGGAAGGAAACTCTTATGAGAATATTTATAATGACTAG
- the rny gene encoding ribonuclease Y: MEILIIVIAAVVGLALGFAIAKMLEKKQASGTIASAKKEAGSILKEAKAEGESIKKDKILQAKEKFIELKSEHEKVILSRDKKINDAEKRIKDKESHVSNELGKNKKLNKDLEEKVADYDHRLDFLEKKQEDIDKLHNSKVQQLEVISGLSAEDAKAQLIESLKDTAKADAMSIIQDTVEEAKLTAQQEARKIIINTIQRIGTEEAIENCVSVFNLESDDVKGRIIGREGRNIRALEAATGVEIIVDDTPEAIILSCFDSVRREVARLSLHKLVTDGRIHPARIEEVVKKTRKQIEEEIIDIGKRTVIDLGIHGLQPELIKMVGRMKYRSSYGQNLLQHSREVAKLCGVMAAELGLNPKLAKRAGLLHDIGKVPETETEVPHAILGMQWAEKHGEKPEVCNAIGAHHDEIEMNSLLSPIVQVCDAISGARPGARRQVLDSYIQRLKDLEEIAFGFGGVKKAYAIQAGRELRVIVESEKVSDEKASNLSFEISQKIQTDMTYPGQVKITVIRETRAVNVAK, translated from the coding sequence ATGGAAATACTAATAATAGTTATAGCCGCAGTAGTAGGTCTGGCGCTGGGTTTTGCAATCGCAAAAATGCTGGAAAAGAAACAGGCTTCTGGTACAATTGCCAGTGCTAAAAAAGAAGCTGGCAGTATTCTAAAAGAGGCGAAAGCGGAAGGTGAAAGTATTAAAAAGGATAAAATTCTTCAGGCGAAGGAGAAATTCATTGAATTAAAGTCGGAACATGAGAAGGTGATTCTTTCCCGCGACAAGAAGATCAATGATGCTGAAAAAAGGATCAAGGATAAGGAATCTCACGTTTCTAATGAATTAGGGAAGAACAAAAAACTTAATAAGGACCTTGAAGAAAAGGTAGCCGATTATGACCATAGATTAGATTTTCTGGAGAAAAAACAGGAAGATATAGATAAGCTTCACAACAGTAAGGTTCAGCAATTAGAAGTAATCTCTGGTCTTTCTGCTGAAGATGCTAAAGCACAGCTTATAGAATCTTTAAAAGATACAGCAAAGGCTGATGCGATGTCCATTATTCAGGATACAGTAGAAGAAGCTAAACTTACCGCGCAGCAGGAAGCCCGTAAGATCATTATCAACACGATTCAGAGAATAGGTACGGAGGAAGCGATTGAAAACTGCGTTTCCGTATTTAACCTGGAGAGCGATGATGTAAAAGGTAGGATCATTGGTCGTGAGGGTAGAAATATTCGTGCGCTGGAAGCAGCTACGGGAGTAGAGATCATTGTTGATGATACTCCAGAAGCTATTATCCTTAGTTGTTTTGATTCGGTACGAAGAGAGGTTGCGAGGTTATCACTTCATAAACTGGTAACAGATGGGCGAATTCACCCTGCACGTATTGAAGAAGTGGTGAAGAAAACCAGAAAGCAAATTGAAGAAGAAATTATTGATATAGGGAAGAGAACAGTGATCGATCTTGGAATTCATGGTTTGCAGCCAGAATTGATCAAGATGGTTGGTAGAATGAAATATCGTTCTTCTTATGGTCAGAACTTGCTACAGCACTCCAGGGAAGTTGCAAAACTTTGTGGTGTGATGGCAGCGGAATTAGGTCTAAATCCTAAACTTGCAAAACGTGCCGGATTACTGCATGATATTGGAAAAGTACCGGAAACTGAAACAGAAGTACCTCACGCAATTTTAGGGATGCAATGGGCAGAGAAGCATGGAGAGAAACCGGAAGTATGTAATGCTATTGGAGCTCACCACGACGAAATAGAGATGAATTCATTATTGTCTCCAATCGTTCAGGTATGTGATGCGATTAGCGGAGCGAGACCGGGAGCGAGAAGACAGGTATTGGATTCTTATATCCAGCGATTAAAAGATCTTGAAGAGATTGCCTTTGGATTTGGTGGCGTCAAAAAGGCTTATGCGATCCAGGCGGGTAGAGAATTAAGAGTGATCGTGGAAAGTGAGAAGGTTTCTGATGAAAAAGCATCTAACCTTTCTTTTGAAATCTCTCAGAAGATCCAGACAGACATGACGTATCCAGGTCAGGTGAAAATCACGGTAATTCGTGAGACCAGAGCTGTAAATGTAGCGAAGTAA
- a CDS encoding cell division protein ZapA: protein MGDKLKIKISIADRVYPLTIQPSQEEGLRKAAKKIEAMIKQFEQSYAVRDKQDVLAMCALQFAAQTEQKDIDNSSEMIEAEEKLRSLNELLQQHLTS from the coding sequence ATGGGAGATAAACTGAAAATTAAAATATCGATTGCAGACCGTGTATATCCGCTAACCATTCAACCCAGTCAGGAAGAAGGTTTGCGTAAGGCGGCAAAAAAGATCGAGGCTATGATTAAACAATTTGAGCAAAGCTATGCGGTTAGGGATAAACAGGATGTTCTTGCAATGTGTGCATTGCAGTTCGCCGCCCAAACTGAGCAAAAGGATATTGATAATTCGAGCGAAATGATTGAAGCAGAAGAGAAGTTAAGGTCACTTAACGAATTGCTGCAACAACATTTAACCTCTTAA
- a CDS encoding M23 family metallopeptidase: protein MKSATSLLFLVLFSTLQAQNNLPQDYFQNPLDIPIVLAGTFGELRSNHFHSGLDIKTQQREGLEVRASAAGYVSRINIQHYGYGKALYIQHSNGYTTVYGHLQKLAPKIKEYLRKQQYAKESYEIELFPEAGELAVEQGELIAYSGNTGGSGGPHLHFEIRDGSQRPMNAQMFGLEVPDSRKPLIQGIFAYPLGDDAHVNNSQERQKLNLIPLNDGTYTVNQVEACGEIGFGISTVDQLDGAYNHNGVYRIEATLNGDLVFEIDFDKFSFAETRHLNQLIDYEYYANNRNRVQRLYRTPNNPLSIYGNLSSEGKLNVKDSLDYQYTIRVTDFKGNEKLVRIPIKGQISDQIQKKEKLETEYFASNAKGLSAKGEKIDVYIPGGSLYDDAYLDISFSEEAVKVHKDEIPLHKNFTIGFDVSNYSEEEKNKLFIARISDNGRPSYSTTYKKGNRFTTGTRTFGKYTLARDTTAPRVSPVNFYDGQWISGNETLKVKISDDLSGIDAFRATVNGKFILMEYEYKNNSLTHYFSDNVLTETENDLKVIVTDNVGNTTTYTSKFFRK, encoded by the coding sequence ATGAAGAGCGCTACAAGCCTGCTATTTTTAGTACTATTTTCTACATTACAAGCACAGAACAACCTTCCTCAGGATTATTTCCAAAATCCGCTAGACATCCCTATTGTCCTGGCGGGAACATTTGGTGAATTACGATCTAACCATTTTCATAGTGGTTTAGATATTAAAACGCAGCAACGGGAAGGTCTGGAAGTTAGAGCATCAGCTGCAGGATATGTAAGCCGTATTAATATTCAGCATTATGGCTACGGAAAAGCCCTGTACATACAACATTCAAATGGATACACCACTGTTTACGGACATTTACAGAAGCTTGCGCCTAAAATCAAAGAATATTTACGAAAACAGCAATACGCAAAAGAATCTTATGAAATAGAACTTTTTCCTGAAGCCGGTGAGTTGGCTGTGGAACAGGGAGAATTAATTGCGTACAGTGGAAATACCGGGGGTAGCGGCGGACCTCATTTGCATTTCGAAATACGCGATGGCAGTCAGCGGCCAATGAATGCCCAGATGTTTGGATTGGAAGTTCCCGATAGTCGTAAACCTTTGATTCAGGGTATTTTTGCATATCCATTAGGAGATGACGCGCATGTTAACAATTCTCAGGAACGTCAAAAATTAAATCTAATTCCGCTAAACGATGGCACCTACACTGTAAATCAGGTTGAAGCTTGTGGTGAAATAGGCTTCGGTATATCTACTGTAGATCAGTTAGATGGTGCTTACAACCATAATGGCGTTTATAGAATTGAAGCTACACTTAATGGAGATCTGGTCTTTGAAATTGACTTTGATAAATTTTCTTTTGCTGAAACAAGACATTTAAATCAGCTTATAGATTATGAATATTACGCAAACAATAGAAACCGCGTTCAAAGACTTTATAGAACGCCCAATAACCCATTAAGTATTTATGGAAATCTTTCTTCTGAAGGGAAACTGAATGTAAAAGACAGCCTGGATTATCAATATACCATTAGAGTAACCGATTTTAAAGGGAATGAAAAATTGGTTAGAATCCCCATCAAAGGCCAAATTAGTGATCAAATTCAGAAAAAGGAAAAACTGGAAACCGAATATTTTGCCAGTAACGCTAAAGGACTTTCAGCCAAAGGTGAAAAAATAGATGTTTATATTCCCGGCGGAAGTCTTTATGACGATGCTTACTTAGATATCAGTTTTTCAGAGGAAGCGGTAAAAGTGCATAAAGATGAAATTCCACTTCACAAGAATTTTACTATTGGCTTTGATGTAAGTAATTATTCTGAAGAAGAAAAAAATAAACTATTTATCGCGAGGATCTCAGATAATGGGAGACCAAGTTATTCTACTACCTATAAAAAAGGAAATAGATTCACTACCGGCACCAGAACTTTTGGAAAGTATACTTTAGCCAGGGATACCACGGCTCCAAGAGTTAGCCCGGTTAATTTCTATGATGGTCAATGGATTTCAGGAAATGAGACTTTAAAAGTTAAAATTTCAGATGATCTTTCTGGTATTGATGCATTTAGAGCAACGGTAAACGGAAAATTTATCCTGATGGAATACGAATATAAGAACAATAGCCTTACGCATTATTTTTCTGACAATGTTCTAACAGAAACTGAAAATGATTTGAAGGTGATCGTTACCGATAACGTTGGAAATACAACCACCTATACCTCGAAATTTTTCAGAAAATAG